A genomic stretch from Psilocybe cubensis strain MGC-MH-2018 chromosome 1, whole genome shotgun sequence includes:
- a CDS encoding D-2-hydroxyglutarate--pyruvate transhydrogenase DLD2 yields the protein MFVSRLCVRPAACARRAAYSTLVHPNLTSHLTPVTEQDISHFASFLPPAAIISTLPPAPSPPDELDQYNNDWIGRFRGQSTTVLKPKTTQEVSKILQWCNQRRIGVVPQGGNTGLVGGSVPVNNEVILSLSNLNKVRSFDPVSGILVADAGCILQSLTDYVAPHNHIMPIDLGAKGSCQIGGNVATNAGGLRLLRYGSLHGTVLGLEVVLPDGTILDQLTTLRKDNTGYDLKQLFIGAEGTLGVITGVSILTPPAPQASNNVILALPSFDNVLPLYQTVKRQLSEILSAFEFIDRTAYDLAVKHGQGRALSDEDVEGAECFVLVETSGGRREHDEEKLNDLLELLLTADKPLVNTGVLSQSPAQFSSLWALREGVTEAVSKEGKAYKYDISVPLSSFKDVVDNTREHLRSKGLLHDKAVKFVLGYGHVGDGNLHLNIVADSYLPEIENALEPYIYEVVSSHRGSISAEHGIGAMKTHALPYSKSEVSIQLMKKIKGIFDPNGIMNPGKVLE from the exons ATGTTCGTCTCCAGGCTCTGCGTAAGGCCTGCCGCTTGCGCCCGTCGCGCTGCCTACTCAACTCTTGTCCATCCAAATCTCACTTCCCATCTAACCCCGGTTACAGAGCAGGACATCTCTCATTTTGCCTCCTTTCTCCCCCCGGCAGCTATCATTTCCACCCTTCCACCCGCACCCAGTCCTCCAGACGAACTCGATCAGTACAACAATGACTGGATAGGCAGGTTTCGCGGTCAATCCACCACAGTTCTAAAACCAAAGACAACCCAGGAGGTCAGCAAAATCCTCCAGTGGTGCAACCAAAGACGCATCGGCGTCGTTCCGCAGGGTGGGAACACTGGTCTCGTCGGTGGGAGTGTCCCCGTGAATAATGAGGTtattctctccctctccaacCTCAATAAAGTCCGGTCATTTGATCCTGTCTCAG GCATATTGGTGGCAGATGCCGGTTGTATTCTTCAGTCGCTCACCGACTATGTTGCACCCCATAATCACATCATGCCTATTGATCTGGGAGCCAAAGGCAG CTGTCAAATAGGTGGAAATGTCGCTACAAATGCTGGCGGCTTACGTCTATTGCGTTACGGCTCACTACACGGCACCGTCCTGGGTCTCGAAGTCGTATTGCCAGATGGTACAATTTTAGATCAGCTAACTACCTTGCGTAAAGACAACACCG GATATGATTTGAAGCAATTGTTCATTGGCGCGGAGGGTACCCTCGGTGTCATCACGGGAGTGTCCATCTTGACACCACCAGCGCCTCAAGCCTCTAATAACGTCATTCTTGCTCTGCCTTCTTTTGATAATGTTCTTCCACTATATCAAACTGTCAAACGCCAGCTCTCTGAAATCCTGTCTGCTTTCGAATTTATTGATCGTACAGCTTACGATTTGGCAGTGAAACATGGACAGGGCAGGGCACTCAGTGACGAAGACGTTGAGGGAGCAGAATGCTTTGTCCTAGTGGAAACCAGCGGTGGGCGAAGGGAACACGACGAGGAG AAACTTAACGATCTCCTAGAGCTTTTGCTTACTGCAGACAAGCCTTTGGTTAATACGGGCGTCTTGTCACAATCACCTGCCCAGTTCTCGTCTTTGTGGGCATTGCGTGAAGGAGTTACAGAGGCCGTATCAAAGGAAGGGAAGGCATACAAATATGACATATCGGTCCCACTTTCATCTTTCAAAGATGTAGTGGACAATACGCGGGAACACCTGCGATCAAAGGGCTTGCTCCACGACAAAGCCGTCAAATTCGTCCTTGGGTATGGTCATGTCGGAGACG GCAACTTGCATCTCAATATTGTTGCTGACTCTTATCTTCCCGAGATCGAAAATGCGCTGGAACCATATATCTACGAGGTTGTTT CTTCACATAGGGGCTCCATATCAGCTGAGCATGGGATTGGTGCCATGAAAACCCATGCACTACCATACTCTAAAAGTGAAGTCAGCATCCAGCTGATGAAAAAGATCAAGGGTATCTTTGATCCCAACGGTATTATGAACCCAGGAAAGGTTCTAGAGTAG
- a CDS encoding SWI/SNF chromatin-remodeling complex subunit sol1 has translation MDPSFLDSPQVAKQMAALNAASQARIAQNTRIAPSFHPPSVGTSSGPYLGGINSHSFSADLSPNRHANFQLPNSQTPNSATGVSFLDPSMSHQDSLRNPTNNQHSRRNAFFQGIATFMSKRNTPLPPSLTGIQVPNYDPTNSPYSIIEPGSELGFFRLAGKEIDLWRLYGTVFQNGGGTVVSNANLWPKLLPAFDLPERFPEMQANNSASVAVMLSQYYMAILHPFEEYYRNNLSEQAKKVQAGQQQQQLLQQQSQQQQQRVMPNKPFPPPSNVGRPVTAMPNMPQSGVRPSNTPGLMSQSIPPSNGMPQYPQIHPQNRPASSQNPHQQESNVSLGSSEIDPLAPTIDSNLLDQDVQGIKRKHEQEDRDLKRVRQKTDPPDGNTVLMSITPEEGGNLQSRQTSQPPSNLNASGAPRQQPSRRKIEYVPLAREAQTYGGRDIYQFDAEWNNIIARRGIRESNDWGIVDIECLCMSIRSRLSIEMSYALTTMAVLSTMRGNNPGSGFPLQQCPDLLDDTLDLLEELAFGEPEKASFSEPTDAPIITYRELVALVQDSQGRPFASLEKQQGLQDISAGIRQRPGDIIITIIGIIRNMSNLHDNAGFIANFPRLLDMVLRVCMISGSPPSPASKNLSLSDLLTIRKDVLAIFSNIAGHITLPNNTSPVTLRIARRTFGLFASFLVDPNDCAPPLASVQVAGLPPNPNRRPSVLADTALDIFTRFSHPDHNRQVLSKAIPSAHLWDLLTSLVYRLPVVDADFVFMQRSEHWLSFIEKSVMAIYSVVFLSPYELKQKIKSDRSLGLKDVLFRLARQVLTFPADPHNAYLSSPRRAIETMKLLDKSEDLADNSEPTMPALSFGMGFSDGNDAGLEKGTGILGANRDAAYDLLIMRDVVGDEVLFSELESMVRIEYQ, from the exons ATGGATCCCTCATTTCTCGACTCTCCACAGGTTGCCAAGCAAATGGCCGCTCTGAATGCCGCCAGTCAGGCAAGAATAGCGCAGAATACTCGAATTGCCCCCTCTTTTCATCCTCCCTCCGTCGGAACAAGTTCGGGGCCATATCTCGGAGGAATCAACTCTCACAGCTTCAGTGCAGACCTCTCCCCCAACAGACATGCGAATTTCCAGTTGCCAAATAGTCAGACACCAAACTCGGCTACTGGCGTCTCTTTCCTCGATCCTTCCATGTCACATCAGGATTCCTTGCGCAACCCCACAAATAACCAGCACAGTCGTCGCAATGCCTTTTTTCAGGGCATTGCCACTTTCATGTCAAAGCGCAATACTCCTCTTCCCCCTTCCCTTACAGGTATTCAAGTCCCCAACTACGATCCCACCAATTCGCCCTATTCCATCATAGAACCGGGTTCAGAGCTCGGCTTCTTCAGACTTGCTGGCAAGGAAATCGACCTTTGGAGGCTTTATGGCACCGTGTTCCAGAATGGTGGAGGCACTGTC GTTTCTAATGCCAATCTCTGGCCCAAGCTTCTCCCTGCGTTTGATTTACCTGAACGCTTCCCTGAAATGCAGGCTAATAACTCGGCCTCGGTAGCTGTCATGCTTTCCCAATACTATATGGCCATATTGCATCCTTTCGAAGAGTATTACCGAAacaatctttctgaacaagcaaaaaaagtgCAAGCAggtcaacagcagcaacagctgCTGCAGCAGCAAtctcagcaacagcaacaaagGGTTATGCCTAATAAACCTTTTCCGCCTCCTTCCAACGTCGGACGCCCTGTAACGGCAATGCCCAACATGCCACAATCTGGAGTCCGCCCCAGTAATACACCTGGCCTCATGAGTCAGTCTATACCCCCCTCAAACGGTATGCCACAATACCCCCAGATTCATCCTCAAAATAGACCAGCTTCTTCTCAAAACCCTCATCAACAAGAGTCAAATGTTTCCCTCGGATCGTCTGAAATTGATCCTCTTGCTCCCACAATTGACTCAAACCTCTTAGACCAGGATGTCCAAGGTATCAAGCGAAAACATGAACAAGAAGACAGAGATTTGAAGCGGGTTCGACAGAAGACTG ATCCTCCAGATGGCAATACC GTGCTTATGTCAATCACCCCCGAAGAAGGTGGCAATCTGCAAAGCCGACAGACCTCCCAGCCTCCTTCCAATTTGAATGCGTCTGGCGCTCCTCGTCAACAACCATCAAGACGCAAAATTGAATATGTACCACTAGCAAGAGAAGCCCAAACCTACGGGGGAAGAGATATATATCAATTCGATGCAGAATGGAACAATATCATAGCCAGGAGGGGCATACGAGAAAGCAATGACTGGGGCATTGTCGATATTGAATGCTTGTGTATGTCCATACGATCACGGCTTTCGATAGAAATGTCGTACGCTTTAACAACAATGGCCGTTCTGTCGACAATGCGAGGTAACAACCCTGGTTCTGGGTTCCCCTTGCAACAATGCCCAGACCTGCTGGATGACACTTTAGACCTGTTGGAGGAATTAGCCTTCGGGGAGCCTGAAAAAGCCTCTTTCTCGGAACCAACGGATGCCCCTATCATTACTTATCGAGAATTGGTGGCTCTCGTTCAGGATTCCCAGGGTCGGCCTTTTGCCTCTCTCGAGAAGCAACAAGGTTTGCAGGACATTTCTGCAGGCATTCGGCAGCGCCCTGGCGACATCATAATAACCATCATTGGCATTATTCGAAATATGTCTAATCTCCACGACAATGCTGGATTCATCGCCAATTTCCCAAGGTTGTTAGACATGGTGCTACGGGTATGCATGATCTCTGGAAGTCCGCCTTCCCCTGCGTCCAAAAATCTCTCACTTTCGGATTTATTAACGATTCGCAAAGATGTCTTGgccatcttctccaatatTGCAGGTCATATTACTCTCCCCAATAATACCTCACCAGTTACCCTTCGAATTGCAAGACGAACATTTGGGCTCTttgcttcttttcttgtAGACCCTAATGACTGTGCGCCTCCATTGGCCAGTGTACAGGTAGCAGGCCTTCCACCAAATCCTAATCGGCGGCCATCCGTACTTGCCGATACTGCTCTCGACATTTTTACCCGATTCAGCCACCCAGATCACAACCGACAGGTTCTCAGCAAGGCCATTCCATCTGCACATCTTTGGGACCTTCTTACCAGTCTCGTTTATCGTCTACCCGTCGTCGACGCTGACTTTGTTTTCATGCAACGGTCAGAACATTGGCTATCATTCATCGAGAAGAGCGTGATGGCCATATACTCCGTGGTTTTTCTTTCGCCTTATGAATTgaagcagaaaatcaaatcagaCCGCAGTCTAGGGCTCAAAGACGTCCTCTTCCGACTTGCGCGCCAAGTTCTTACTTTCCCCGCTGATCCACATAACGCGTACTTGTCTTCGCCACGTCGTGCGATCGAGACCATGAAATTATTGGATAAATCAGAAGATCTGGCAGATAATTCGGAACCAACTATGCCAGCTCTAAGCTTTGGTATGGGATTTTCAGATGGCAATGACGCGGGCCTGGAGAAGGGTACCGGAATACTAGGCGCTAATCGAGACGCGGCTTATGATTTATTAATTATGCGTGACGTCGTTGGGGACGAGGTATTGTTCAGTGAACTGGAAAGCATGGTTCGAATTGAATACCAGTAG
- a CDS encoding Acetate/butyrate--CoA ligase AAE7, peroxisomal, which translates to MLHFNPTPASVPPPNNPLAFILRAAQIYPDKVALVHTDVEYPVTYTFSVWAQRIQNLAYALIRAGVKPGDRVGVIAPNCPLIADAHYGIMAARAVITPINTRLKPTEVTYIIEHSQCCFLLVDHEYQNLVQDVNVPFVVSKDTGRSGDPYEDFLNSGREFSNERGWPGLDPEVDENAPAVLCYTSGTTGRPKGVVTTLRGSYLAAVANAFEGRMNHDSTYLWILPMFHAAGWTFPWTNVFSFAKQVTLRTVNYTQIWNHFRHSGVTHYCAAPTIGIVNDPQASKLPHQITAIIAGAAPTAHLIAELQKIGINPVHVYGLTSTYGPFTRNYAQPSWENLPLDQRARLMARQGHAFATADVARVVFASPEGDLNAPLVDVPRDGKTVGEIVTRGNIVMKEYFRDPDATKKAFAGGSFHTGDLAVMHPDGSIAIMDRSKDIIISGGENASSLAIEQELSSHPHVLEVSVVARSHVKWGERPMAFVVLHPQHVATWRGRHHLFEKDLKAHARSRLPGFACPEWVEIVPELPKTSTGKIQKLELRKIVAKL; encoded by the exons ATGTTGCACTTCAATCCAACACCTGCCAGTGTCCCCCCTCCAAAT AATCCATTGGCTTTCATCTTGCGCGCAGCTCAAATATACCCCGACAAAGTCGCTTTGGTGCATACGGACGTTGAATATCCAGTCACATACACCTTCTCAGTTTG GGCACAACGCATACAGAACCTCGCGTATGCTCTGATCAGAGCAGGGGTCAAGCCAGGAGATCGCGTTGGTGTCATTGCCCCTAATTG CCCTTTGATAGCAG ATGCGCACTATGGAATCATGGCAGCTCGAGCCGTCATTACTCCAATCAATACACGCCTCAAACCGACTGAAGTGACATATATCATTGAGCACAGTCAATGCTGCTTTTTGCTCGTCGATCACGAATACCAGAATCTTGTTCAAGATGTCAATGTCCCCTTCGTGGTATCTAAAGATACGGGTCGGTCTGGAGATCCGTACGAGGATTTCCTGAACTCAGGACGGGAATTCAGCAACGAAAGAGGTTGGCCAGGTTTGGACCCTGAAGTTGACGAAAACGCGCCTGCAGTGCTTTGTTATAC CTCAGGGACGACGGGACGG CCCAAAGGCGTTGTCACTACACTCAGAG GTTCTTATCTTGCTGCAGTTGCGAATGCATTTGAAGGACG CATGAATCACGActctacatatctgtg GATATTACCTATGTTTCACGCTGCAGGTTGGACATTCCCCTGGACAAATGTATTCTCATTCGCGAAGCAG GTTACCTTGCGTACCGTTAATTACACACAAATATGGAACCATTTTCGTCACTCCGGGGTAACTCATTACTGTGCTGCCCCGACC ATTGGCATCGTCAATGATCCACAAGCATCTAAACTCCCACATCAAATTACAGCGATTATAG CTGGCGCTGCACCCACCGCTCATCTTATTGCCGAGTTGCAAAAAATAGGCATCAACCCTGTTCATGTATATGGTCTAACGTCA ACATATGGACCGTTTACTCGCAATTATGCACAACCGTCTTGGGAAAACTTACCTCTAGATCAACGAGCTCGGCTAATGGCTAGGCAAGGCCATGCTTTCGCGACTGCCGATGTTGCTCGCGTTGTATTTGCATCACCAGAAGGCGATCTAAACGCACCTTTGGTCGATGTACCTCGAGATGGAAAGACGGTGGGCGAGATTGTAACCAGAGGCAACATTGTCATGAAAGAA TATTTCCGTGATCCAGATGCCACCAAAAAGGCGTTtgcaggaggaagctttCATACAGGTGATTTGGCAGTTATGCACCCAGATGGCTCTATTGCAATCATGGATAGAAGCAAGGATATCATTATTTCTGGGGGAGAG AACGCATCTTCACTTGCCATTGAACAAG AGCTTTCGAGCCATCCGCACGTTCTAGAAGTTAGCGTAGTAGCTCGGAGTCATGTAAAGTGGGGCGAGCGCCCAATGGCCTTCGTAGTTCTTCACCCACAACATGTTGCAACTTGGCGGGGGCGCCATCATCTCTTCGAAAAAGATCTGAAGGCGCATGCCAGATCGAGATTGCCAGGTTTTGCCTGTCCTGAATGGGTGGAAATTGTCCCTGAATTGCCT AAAACTTCGACGGGCAAAATCCAGAAATTAGAACTGCGGAAAATTGTGGCGAAGCTATAG
- a CDS encoding GYF domain-containing protein mpd2: MVHDPTVPDGPDTHLSAAPKPPEERPLVVQQHPDHPDDVASVHSMPAVHVTAPSSPLVPAPSPVSSHAALLSTRSPVPSPLPSPSRSNTMQSDESSTSQQQRRARHRSAIEPRSSNRLSGFFNNLMHRREPVAASSREPIHEDSSQPEPAASNSELVSRSSSPQPIRPTTPPPSLPAPTLYELGLSLSALTSDLCPSHFSTPPSSGALLAPHYLLLCHAQGLDVLPLVSPPALQPYALVRRVAFKSVVVMEQRGVLVAIAGRRDGVRVYALEEVKKAIEWRIDVEVRRERDRSRRENVKKVALRNVDLVESRDSAEKTRKASLSTPPPGESNRLRTNLLRKNSHNTLPAPPSPPPVPLIPRSATPRAPKKRTKPAVQIPPNIPSIPPASSDPPPYVSPSEVANPSLQNRSSYISLRARSRGGSVSNVLAAAPSHHRTAESSRSQNDSKADWAESSDEEAIDVVAAGSSGSHLDERTSATLSSSRAATTSQIQPNVTQTLPVPVLPRNSTTSVRRNRPSNLDLSLTRSNTIPPPEPSPAPTLITLRQALVHSPSLVDGNTPNPDTPFGEVDDDDEEIEGHISLAQALLESRIPDLPPIGTMRPQEPIILTPSSPPLRPSEDTVSLSPADGANSIGRSNAHNNARRRRRWSIMISSPTTEVGNNSPPTAAVPSTATSVRSLNRFSRSRSFRSSSSHTPTPLEVLPPNASTATLPNTAAPSIPDTASIPVTPRSGRSSRFIPRIISNALNSRRHAERSPARPATPVEVGDGLKWAPGGNQSPPPKLEYVKLPGTKGALFIKAVETPKKSFLAILCGDNGEKVELFAGTYRTALGLSRTFILPDSPRSLELQLQGDDLVEVFLVFAQNVFGLEPATVRVREVRIGRAERRAARRRARETRPGEPTPAEQEPPDDETNVNVNIGISVPVASTATEPESERSGSPTLVASEHPGAQLERQPTPEPANPSPTPQSEELVMLATAQMGPYTTFQQLSFAPNFPLASIADEYIIPPTYPSFLEYKAEHESDNSGTSTNVTQTQFSPPGLPVPTPTAPSKWYYRDPKNVVHGPWKASLMQAWYKDGLLPPDLPVRREEDTEYVLLKDLRLQSVDPTQPFRVVAPLPDSATPSPKTRLVASQGDLLKPISLLEQPRHFGPPALFYSSRGGASTSIVDARGRSVLKGKFLWSADEGEPTKTTPSNKMGDIKRLEAFDVRKGSVLVAMRQGGLEAVSLGDALLNPADESRTTLPHYNPPLSSINRREPFVWRIGTPIISPQAGNLDEKGVTTPALQGSKKSSVTLIKSSNSRTDGISTEPDVDPLDEVLFLGRKEDDVYFCERNAASFRILRLSPTTYDTL; this comes from the exons ATGGTCCACGACCCCACTGTTCCCGACGGCCCCGACACTCACCTCTCCGCCGCCCCGAAACCACCCGAAGAGCGTCCTCTCGTCGTCCAGCAGCATCCAGATCACCCCGACGATGTCGCCAGCGTCCATAGTATGCCTGCTGTCCATGTAACTGCCCCGTCTTCGCCTCTGGTCCCCGCTCCGTCGCCGGTATCTTCTCATGCCGCTCTGCTTTCAACCAGGTCTCCAGTACCTTCTCCGTTGCCTTCCCCGTCTAGGTCCAATACCATGCAGTCCGACGAGTCCTCGACCAGTCAGCAACAAAGAAGGGCCAGGCACAGGTCTGCGATAGAG CCCCGGTCTTCTAATAGACTTTCTGGCTTTTTCAATAACCTCATGCATCGCCGAGAACCCGTCGCTGCATCTTCGCGGGAACCCATCCACGAAGATTCCTCCCAGCCTGAGCCTGCCGCGTCAAACTCAGAGCTTGTCTCTCGTTCatcttctcctcaacctaTCCGTCCAACTACACCACCACCTTCCCTCCCTGCCCCCACACTCTATGAACTTGGTCTCTCACTTTCTGCCTTGACCTCCGATCTCTGCCCGTCACATTTCAGTACTCCACCCTCCAGTGGGGCTTTGCTCGCACCACACTATCTACTTTTGTGTCATGCTCAAGGTCTAGATGTTCTGCCTCTTGTATCTCCCCCTGCCCTGCAGCCCTACGCTCTTGTCCGGCGCGTGGCGTTCAAGAGTGTTGTTGTGATGGAGCAACGGGGCGTTCTCGTAGCTATTGCAGGTAGGCGAGACGGTGTGCGTGTATATGCTCTTGAGGAGGTAAAAAAGGCTATTGAATGGCGAATAGATGTCGAAGTCAGACGAGAGCGCGACCGCAGCCGTCGGGAAAACGTCAAAAAGGTGGCGTTGCGTAATGTGGATCTCGTCGAATCCCGCGATTCAGCTGAAAAGACGCGAAAGGCTAGTCTATCTACTCCACCTCCAGGAGAATCGAACCGACTTCGCACAAATTTACTTCGGAAAAATTCTCACAACACACTGCCAGCTCCGCCATCACCCCCTCCTGTCCCTCTCATACCTCGCTCAGCTACGCCGAGAGCTCCTAAAAAACGAACGAAACCGGCAGTCCAGATACCTCCTAATATACCTTCGATTCCTCCTGCGTCCTCTGATCCTCCACCATATGTCAGCCCGTCCGAGGTGGCGAACCCTTCCTTACAAAATCGATCATCGTATATATCGTTGAGGGCTAGATCACGAGGGGGCTCTGTCAGTAATGTTCTTGCCGCTGCACCTAGTCATCATCGGACAGCGGAGTCGTCAAGATCTCAAAACGATTCCAAAGCTGACTGGGCAGAATCTAGCGACGAAGAAGCCATCGACGTTGTTGCGGCAGGATCCAGCGGGTCACATCTTGATGAACGGACAAGTGCAACACTGTCTTCAAGTCGTGCTGCGACGACATCACAAATACAACCGAATGTTACCCAGACGCTTCCGGTACCAGTCCTGCCCCGCAATTCAACCACTTCTGTGAGGAGAAACCGACCCTCAAATCTCGATCTATCATTAACACGGTCAAACACTATACCACCCCCAGAGCCATCTCCAGCTCCTACTCTAATTACATTAAGGCAGGCACTGGTTCATTCTCCCTCTTTGGTCGATGGAAATACTCCAAATCCCGATACCCCATTCGGAGaagtcgacgacgacgacgaagaaattgAGGGTCATATTAGCCTTGCACAGGCACTTTTAGAGAGTCGTATACCTGACCTTCCGCCCATAGGGACCATGCGCCCACAGGAACCAATAATTTTAACACCTTCGAGTCCCCCACTGAGGCCGTCGGAAGATactgtctctctctctcctgcTGACGGGGCTAATTCGATTGGACGCAGCAATGCTCATAATAATGCTCGGCGTCGCAGACGGTGGTCGATCATGATCAGCAGCCCGACAACTGAAGTGGGAAACAACTCTCCGCCTACGGCGGCCGTTCCATCAACGGCGACTAGTGTGCGATCGCTGAACCGCTTTTCGCGGTCTCGCTCATTCAGATCAAGTAGCTCGCATACACCCACACCATTGGAAGTGTTGCCACCTAATGCTTCAACGGCCACCTTGCCCAATACTGCTGCGCCATCAATTCCCGATACCGCTTCTATTCCTGTCACCCCACGCTCGGGTCGGTCTTCACGCTTTATCCCTCGCATCATTAGCAATGCTTTGAACAGCAGGAGACATGCCGAGCGTTCACCAGCAAGACCAGCTACGCCTGTTGAAGTAGGGGATGGGCTGAAGTGGGCCCCTGGGGGAAATCAATCACCACCACCGAAACTAGAATATGTGAAATTGCCAGGGACGAAAGGTGCCCTCTTCATTAAAGCAGTTGAAACCCCGAAGAAGAG TTTCCTTGCCATCCTCTGTGGTGACAATGGCGAAAAGGTCGAATTATTTGCCGGAACCTACCGCACAGCCCTAGGATTATCACGGACGTTTATTCTGCCGGATTCGCCACGTTCATTGGAACTGCAGCTACAAGGAGATGATCTTGTCGAAgttttccttgtttttgCTCAGAATGTCTTTGGCCTAGAGCCTGCTACAGTCAGAGTACGTGAAGTAAGAATCGGCCGGGCAGAACGAAGAGCTGCAAGGCGACGTGCCCGAGAGACCAGGCCGGGAGAGCCCACCCCAGCAGAACAAGAACCGCCCGATGACGAAACAAATGTAAATGTTAACATTGGCATATCCGTTCCCGTTGCTTCTACTGCCACTGAACCTGAGTCTGAGCGGTCTGGAAGTCCAACCCTAGTTGCTAGTGAACACCCCGGAGCTCAGTTAGAACGCCAACCAACACCTGAACCTGCTAATCCTTCACCTACTCCTCAATCCGAAGAACTTGTCATGCTAGCTACTGCCCAGATGGGCCCGTATACCACATTCCAGCAACTCAGCTTTGCGCCTAATTTCCCACTAGCTTCTATCGCAGATGAATATATCATTCCTCCCACATACCCATCGTTCTTGGAGTACAAAGCCGAACATGAATCTGATAACTCTGGAACCTCTACAAATGTGAcccaaacacaattttcaCCACCTGGCCTACCTGTCCCTACTCCTACTGCGCCCTCTAAATGGTATTATCGTGATCCCAAGAACGTCGTGCATG GTCCTTGGAAGGCATCATTGATGCAAGCGTGGTATAAAGACGGTCTGCTTCCTCCTGATCTGCCGGTCAGACGAGAGGAAGATACGGAATATGTCCTATTGAAGGACCTCCGTCTGCAAAGTGTCGATCCAACGCAGCCATTCCGTGTCGTTGCACCCCTTCCAGACTCTGCCACTCCGTCACCGAAAACTAGGCTGGTAGCCTCTCAAGGCGACCTCCTCAAGCCAATATCCCTTTTGGAACAACCTCGTCACTTTGGACCACCTGCACTATTCTACTCTTCCCGGGGTGGTGCCAGCACTTCGATAGTGGATGCCCGCGGTAGATCTGTACTCAAAGGGAAGTTCCTATGGAGTGCCGATGAAGGCGAGCCGACTAAAACAACTCCGTCTAACAAAATGGGCGATATCAAGCGGCTGGAAGCGTTTGATGTGCGAAAAGGATCTGTACTTGTTGCAATGAGACAAGGGGGTTTGGAAGCTGTCTCACTGGGCGATGCTCTTCTTAATCCAGCGGACGAGTCACGGACAACTCTGCCTCATTACAATCCTCCTTTGAGCAGCATCAATCGGAGAGAACCTTTTGTATGGAGAATTGGTACGCCAATCATCTCGCCTCAAGCAGGCAACCTTGACGAAAAGGGTGTAACCACACCTGCCCTGCAAGGAAGCAAAAAATCAAGTGTTACCTTGATTAAAAGCAGTAATTCAAGAACAGACGGTATTTCGACTGAGCCTGATGTAGATCCCTTGGACGAAGTTTTGTTCTTGGGACGAAAAGAGGACGATGTTTATTTCTGTGAAAGAAACGCCGCCTCCTTTAGAATCTTGAGACTCTCACCTACCACTTATGATACACTATAG
- a CDS encoding Vacuolar protein sorting-associated protein 21, translating into MVDAASGSADKSVQVKLVLLGEAAVGKSSVVLRFVSDEFQPNKEPTIGAAFLTQKCRLEDRILRYEIWDTAGQERFHSLAPMYYRNAQAAVVVYDVTKASSLEKAKSWVKELQRQANPNIVIALAGNKVDLVQSSTSSTSAASPPESEDEADDATATPGESAGAGNGEPESLRQVPREEAQAYATEAGLLFFETSAKTGEGIVDIFTEIAKKIPIEHILAATRGNAGRSGTSGSSRTEGTRQQGVNLEEDPAKAKDACNC; encoded by the exons ATGGTAGACGCAGCTTCCGGCTCGGCGGATAAGTCTGTGCAGGTCAAACTGGTTCTTCTGG GTGAAGCTGCTGTTGGCAAATCCTCCGTTGTTCTTCGCTTT GTTTCCGATGAATTTCAACCAAACAAAGAGCCCACCATCGGTGCAGCATTTCTGACGCAGAAATGCCGCCTGGAAGATCGTATCTTGAGATATGAAATATGGGATACAGCAGGTCAAGAGCGGTTCCATTCATTGGCT CCCATGTATTACCGCAATGCTCAAGCTGCCGTGGTTGTATACGACGTCACCAAAGCCAGTAGCTTAGAGAAAGCAAAATCGTGGGTCAAAGAGTTACAACGCCAGGCGAATCCCAACATTGTAATCGCATTGGCTGGAAATAAAGTTGACCTTGTGCAATCTTCTACCTCATCGACGTCCGCAGCATCGCCCCCCGAGTCAGAAGATGAAGCCGATGATGCCACTGCCACACCTGGAGAATCTGCAGGCGCAGGAAATGGCGAGCCTGAAAGTTTGCGACAGGTTCCCCGTGAAGAGGCTCAGGCCTATGCCACAGAGGCAggtcttcttttcttcgagACCAGCGCCAAGACTGGGGAGGGTATTGTTGATATATTTACTGAAATTG CTAAGAAAATTCCTATTGAACATATTTTGGCCGCTACTCGCGGCAACGCTGGACGTTCCGGTACGAGCGGTAGCAGTCGAACTGAGGGGACACGGCAACAAGGCGTGAACCTCGAAGAAGACCCGGCGAAGGCAAAGGATGCTTGCAACTGTTAA